Proteins encoded together in one Impatiens glandulifera chromosome 1, dImpGla2.1, whole genome shotgun sequence window:
- the LOC124922226 gene encoding cytochrome P450 704C1-like yields the protein MNDRYLRDIILNFMIAGKDTSANTLSWFFYLLCKNPQIQDKIEQEIKEIVGWEGNVDEFIERVTEEVLQKTHYLHATLTETPRLYPAVPVDGRCADNDDILPDGYEVRKGDGVYYMAYAIGRMESIWG from the exons ATGAATGATCGATACTTAAGAGACATAATTCTCAACTTCATGATTGCTGGAAAGGATACATCAGCAAATACTCTGTCATGGTTCTTCTACCTGCTATGCAAGAATCCACAAATACAAGACAAAATCGAACAAGAGATCAAAGAAATAGTCGGTTGGGAAGGCAATGTAGATGAATTTATAGAACGGGTAACCGAGGAAGTGCTTCAGAAAACACATTACCTTCATGCGACACTAACCGAGACACCGAGGCTTTACCCTGCTGTTCCTGTG GATGGGAGGTGTGCTGACAATGATGATATTCTTCCTGATGGATATGAAGTGAGAAAAGGTGATGGAGTTTACTACATGGCTTATGCAATTGGCAGGATGGAAAGCATTTGGGGGTGA